In a genomic window of Papilio machaon chromosome 4, ilPapMach1.1, whole genome shotgun sequence:
- the LOC106710777 gene encoding small integral membrane protein 4, which yields MRIGWIQRLVNKWPGKKTFGMYRFLPMFFVLGAALEFSMINWKVGEVNFYTTFKRRQAKDIIEDKIKKYTAV from the coding sequence ATGAGAATTGGTTGGATTCAGAGGTTAGTAAACAAATGGCCTGGAAAAAAGACTTTTGGGATGTATAGGTTCTTGCCTATGTTTTTTGTCCTCGGTGCAGCATTAGAATTTTCAATGATCAATTGGAAAGTTGgtgaagttaatttttatactactTTTAAACGTCGTCAAGCAAAAGATATAAttgaagataaaataaagaagtacACCGCAGTTTAA
- the LOC106710778 gene encoding protein brawnin, with protein MPAGVTWGQYISFSIAAMLSMLAGSQLVHQHYKPLVDLNKYINKELEHLPENLQGKIRSELKDEGILK; from the coding sequence ATGCCAGCAGGAGTTACTTGGGGTCAATATATATCATTTTCTATTGCGGCTATGTTATCAATGCTTGCCGGATCTCAGCTTGTTCACCAACATTATAAACCTTTAGTTGATttgaataaatacataaacaaagAGCTTGAACATCTACCAGAAAATCTGCAAGGGAAGATTAGAAGTGAACTTAAAGATGAAGGTATTCTTAAGTGA
- the LOC106710840 gene encoding atrial natriuretic peptide-converting enzyme isoform X2, with the protein MSVSSDIRFTRRKLSRPCRGCCAALAALLVLLLLAAVAVYLGHMYLFGDPLNRQTFRGSFVVTSWGETGEEENDLEVKNTTREYDLRQALHDAYSNSELRSCFVGAEILALDSADEGERVHFEVSFEPIFTAVGTPDVTDVMDRQLRSPTGYFSTITVLPDTLHIEESSVISSQALTESDSLEEEATTTEMISFELVEEVRECAPLTLPLCSHLPYNITTYPNLVAHPSKEVLMRDLVAFRELLDAECSHLAQDFVCQMLQPQCSDGRLVRPCRAYCRAFHAGCGARLPERLRAHFDCARFPDYFGPGSCAPEPDCNGGLRRLALSRRACDGVPDCADAAEERGCAHCTAAGQGALRCALHPRCLPQQHRCDGIPHCPDASDEAGCLWVSRSLASWKRETRESTLGARRSRGGYAVWAERGHTGKICAAPYEDDKKALMNVANSLCKVLTFTSAISADAVLDGEVEGEYKTDENKEQPEYVEVVDPSAAEISFVKSECPERRVLKVVCDQLECGLASARGREAGSGAAGLPRAARPGDWPWHAALLRANVHVCDGVLLHPNWLLTTASCFQGQPKAEWTARFGTVRIQSTSPWQQERRIIGLVRSPVEGSMLALVRLEEPVEMTDFVRPTCLPEGGMNNQSTCNSLGWTRNRDQLQRIHVVPTAMQSCENVSIATTNGICAEPLYDKDDCDEEEYAGSSMMCFDENSKRWSLAGVSGWRIACSKIGLGRPRIYDAVSSHVDWIQKTISNSAR; encoded by the exons ATGTCAGTGAGCAGTGACATCAGGTTCACGCGGCGCAAGCTGAGCCGGCCGTGTCGGGGCTGCTGCGCAGCGCTCGCGGCTCTCCTCGTGCTGCTGTTGCTGGCTGCCGTCGCCGTATACCTCGGCC ACATGTATCTGTTTGGAGATCCTCTAAATCGGCAAACGTTCCGCGGGTCCTTTGTGGTCACCTCGTGGGGAGAGACTGGAGAAGAAGAGAATGATCTAGAAGTAAAGAACACCACAAGAGAGTATGATTTACGGCAGGCGCTACACGATGCTTACAGTAACTCTGAGCTACGATCCTGTTTTGTTGGCGCTGAAATTTTAGCTCTTGacag TGCTGACGAAGGCGAGCGAGTTCACTTCGAGGTGTCGTTCGAACCGATCTTCACTGCGGTGGGCACGCCAGACGTCACGGATGTAATGGACCGCCAGCTCAGGTCACCCACCGGCTACTTCAGCACTATTACTGTTCTGCCTGACACGTTACATATTGAG GAAAGCTCAGTAATATCTTCGCAAGCGTTAACTGAATCGGACAGCTTAGAAGAGGAGGCGACGACAACTGAGATGATATCTTTCGAGCTGGTGGAGGAAGTGCGGGAATGTGCTCCGCTTACGTTGCCGCTGTGCTCGCATCTACCTTACAACATCACCACGTATCCCAACCTAGTCGCACATCCCTCTAAGGAAGTGCTAATGCGTGACTTGGTCGCTTTTAGAGAACTCTTAGATGCTGAATGCTCACATTTAGCACAG GACTTCGTATGCCAGATGCTACAACCGCAGTGCTCCGACGGAAGACTGGTGCGACCATGCCGGGCCTACTGCCGCGCCTTCCACGCGGGCTGCGGTGCGCGCTTGCCCGAAAGACTGCGCGCGCACTTCGACTGCGCACGATTCCCGGACTACTTCGGACCCGGCTCCTGCGCACCCGAACCTG ACTGCAATGGTGGGCTACGGCGGCTGGCGTTGTCTCGGCGCGCGTGTGACGGTGTGCCGGACTGCGCGGACGCGGCGGAGGAGCGCGGGTGCGCGCACTGCACAGCGGCCGGACAGGGGGCGCTGCGTTGCGCGCTGCACCCGCGCTGTCTGCCGCAACAACACCGCTGTGATGGAATCCCGCACTGCCCTGACGCCAGCGACGAAGCGGGATGCT TATGGGTAAGTCGTTCGTTGGCGTCGTGGAAGCGAGAGACGCGCGAGAGCACGCTGGGCGCGCGTCGCAGCCGCGGCGGCTACGCGGTGTGGGCGGAGCGCGGCCACACCGGCAAGATCTGTGCCGCACCCTACGAGGACGACAAGAAGGCGCTCATGAACGTTGCCAACTCGCTCTGCAAGGTCTTGACCTTTAC atCGGCGATATCAGCTGATGCAGTACTCGACGGAGAAGTGGAGGGGGAATATAAGACTGATGAAAACAAAGAGCAGCCCGAGTACGTCGAAGTTGTTGACCCGTCCGCCGCCGAAATATCATTCGTCAAAAGCGAATGTCCAGAACGGAGAGTTCTAAAAGTCGTTTGCGATCAACTAG AGTGCGGTCTGGCGTCAGCGCGAGGGCGCGAGGCAGGTTCGGGCGCGGCGGGACTGCCGCGGGCTGCGCGCCCCGGCGACTGGCCGTGGCACGCGGCGCTGTTGCGCGCCAACGTCCACGTCTGCGATGGTGTGCTGCTGCACCCCAACTGGCTCCTCACCACCGCCTCATGCTTCCAA GGTCAACCGAAAGCAGAATGGACGGCCAGATTCGGAACAGTTCGTATCCAAAGCACATCGCCGTGGCAGCAGGAGCGGCGTATAATTGGCTTAGTGAGATCACCGGTTGAAGGCAGCATGCTGGCGCTGGTGCGTTTGGAAGAGCCAGTTGAAATGACAGATTTTGTGCGGCCCACTTGCCTGCCAGAGGGGGGAATGAACAACCAGAGTACATGCAACTCACTCGGCTGGACAAGGAACAGAGATCAATTGCAGAGGATACATGTTGTCCCCACAGCTATGCAGAGCTGCGAGAACGTCAGCATCGCAACCACAAACGGTATCTGCGCTGAGCCACTCTATGATAAAGACGATTGTGAT gaagAAGAATATGCGGGAAGTTCAATGATGTGCTTCGATGAAAACTCAAAAAGATGGAGTTTAGCTGGTGTCAGCGGATGGAGAATAGCTTGCAGTAAAATTGGATTGGGTCGACCGAGGATCTACGATGCAGTCTCATCTCATGTGGATTGGATTCAGAAAACAATATCCAATTCAGCAAGATGA
- the LOC106710840 gene encoding atrial natriuretic peptide-converting enzyme isoform X1 — protein MTFSGNMESKPRNAKESWESELGYGWTRSGQRRCRGHRPPESTMSVSSDIRFTRRKLSRPCRGCCAALAALLVLLLLAAVAVYLGHMYLFGDPLNRQTFRGSFVVTSWGETGEEENDLEVKNTTREYDLRQALHDAYSNSELRSCFVGAEILALDSADEGERVHFEVSFEPIFTAVGTPDVTDVMDRQLRSPTGYFSTITVLPDTLHIEESSVISSQALTESDSLEEEATTTEMISFELVEEVRECAPLTLPLCSHLPYNITTYPNLVAHPSKEVLMRDLVAFRELLDAECSHLAQDFVCQMLQPQCSDGRLVRPCRAYCRAFHAGCGARLPERLRAHFDCARFPDYFGPGSCAPEPDCNGGLRRLALSRRACDGVPDCADAAEERGCAHCTAAGQGALRCALHPRCLPQQHRCDGIPHCPDASDEAGCLWVSRSLASWKRETRESTLGARRSRGGYAVWAERGHTGKICAAPYEDDKKALMNVANSLCKVLTFTSAISADAVLDGEVEGEYKTDENKEQPEYVEVVDPSAAEISFVKSECPERRVLKVVCDQLECGLASARGREAGSGAAGLPRAARPGDWPWHAALLRANVHVCDGVLLHPNWLLTTASCFQGQPKAEWTARFGTVRIQSTSPWQQERRIIGLVRSPVEGSMLALVRLEEPVEMTDFVRPTCLPEGGMNNQSTCNSLGWTRNRDQLQRIHVVPTAMQSCENVSIATTNGICAEPLYDKDDCDEEEYAGSSMMCFDENSKRWSLAGVSGWRIACSKIGLGRPRIYDAVSSHVDWIQKTISNSAR, from the exons TTGGGGTACGGATGGACGCGCAGTGGTCAGCGACGATGCCGCGGTCACCGGCCGCCGGAGTCGACGATGTCAGTGAGCAGTGACATCAGGTTCACGCGGCGCAAGCTGAGCCGGCCGTGTCGGGGCTGCTGCGCAGCGCTCGCGGCTCTCCTCGTGCTGCTGTTGCTGGCTGCCGTCGCCGTATACCTCGGCC ACATGTATCTGTTTGGAGATCCTCTAAATCGGCAAACGTTCCGCGGGTCCTTTGTGGTCACCTCGTGGGGAGAGACTGGAGAAGAAGAGAATGATCTAGAAGTAAAGAACACCACAAGAGAGTATGATTTACGGCAGGCGCTACACGATGCTTACAGTAACTCTGAGCTACGATCCTGTTTTGTTGGCGCTGAAATTTTAGCTCTTGacag TGCTGACGAAGGCGAGCGAGTTCACTTCGAGGTGTCGTTCGAACCGATCTTCACTGCGGTGGGCACGCCAGACGTCACGGATGTAATGGACCGCCAGCTCAGGTCACCCACCGGCTACTTCAGCACTATTACTGTTCTGCCTGACACGTTACATATTGAG GAAAGCTCAGTAATATCTTCGCAAGCGTTAACTGAATCGGACAGCTTAGAAGAGGAGGCGACGACAACTGAGATGATATCTTTCGAGCTGGTGGAGGAAGTGCGGGAATGTGCTCCGCTTACGTTGCCGCTGTGCTCGCATCTACCTTACAACATCACCACGTATCCCAACCTAGTCGCACATCCCTCTAAGGAAGTGCTAATGCGTGACTTGGTCGCTTTTAGAGAACTCTTAGATGCTGAATGCTCACATTTAGCACAG GACTTCGTATGCCAGATGCTACAACCGCAGTGCTCCGACGGAAGACTGGTGCGACCATGCCGGGCCTACTGCCGCGCCTTCCACGCGGGCTGCGGTGCGCGCTTGCCCGAAAGACTGCGCGCGCACTTCGACTGCGCACGATTCCCGGACTACTTCGGACCCGGCTCCTGCGCACCCGAACCTG ACTGCAATGGTGGGCTACGGCGGCTGGCGTTGTCTCGGCGCGCGTGTGACGGTGTGCCGGACTGCGCGGACGCGGCGGAGGAGCGCGGGTGCGCGCACTGCACAGCGGCCGGACAGGGGGCGCTGCGTTGCGCGCTGCACCCGCGCTGTCTGCCGCAACAACACCGCTGTGATGGAATCCCGCACTGCCCTGACGCCAGCGACGAAGCGGGATGCT TATGGGTAAGTCGTTCGTTGGCGTCGTGGAAGCGAGAGACGCGCGAGAGCACGCTGGGCGCGCGTCGCAGCCGCGGCGGCTACGCGGTGTGGGCGGAGCGCGGCCACACCGGCAAGATCTGTGCCGCACCCTACGAGGACGACAAGAAGGCGCTCATGAACGTTGCCAACTCGCTCTGCAAGGTCTTGACCTTTAC atCGGCGATATCAGCTGATGCAGTACTCGACGGAGAAGTGGAGGGGGAATATAAGACTGATGAAAACAAAGAGCAGCCCGAGTACGTCGAAGTTGTTGACCCGTCCGCCGCCGAAATATCATTCGTCAAAAGCGAATGTCCAGAACGGAGAGTTCTAAAAGTCGTTTGCGATCAACTAG AGTGCGGTCTGGCGTCAGCGCGAGGGCGCGAGGCAGGTTCGGGCGCGGCGGGACTGCCGCGGGCTGCGCGCCCCGGCGACTGGCCGTGGCACGCGGCGCTGTTGCGCGCCAACGTCCACGTCTGCGATGGTGTGCTGCTGCACCCCAACTGGCTCCTCACCACCGCCTCATGCTTCCAA GGTCAACCGAAAGCAGAATGGACGGCCAGATTCGGAACAGTTCGTATCCAAAGCACATCGCCGTGGCAGCAGGAGCGGCGTATAATTGGCTTAGTGAGATCACCGGTTGAAGGCAGCATGCTGGCGCTGGTGCGTTTGGAAGAGCCAGTTGAAATGACAGATTTTGTGCGGCCCACTTGCCTGCCAGAGGGGGGAATGAACAACCAGAGTACATGCAACTCACTCGGCTGGACAAGGAACAGAGATCAATTGCAGAGGATACATGTTGTCCCCACAGCTATGCAGAGCTGCGAGAACGTCAGCATCGCAACCACAAACGGTATCTGCGCTGAGCCACTCTATGATAAAGACGATTGTGAT gaagAAGAATATGCGGGAAGTTCAATGATGTGCTTCGATGAAAACTCAAAAAGATGGAGTTTAGCTGGTGTCAGCGGATGGAGAATAGCTTGCAGTAAAATTGGATTGGGTCGACCGAGGATCTACGATGCAGTCTCATCTCATGTGGATTGGATTCAGAAAACAATATCCAATTCAGCAAGATGA